In Clostridium sporogenes, one genomic interval encodes:
- the rpsG gene encoding 30S ribosomal protein S7, whose protein sequence is MPRKGHIAKRDVLPDPLYNSKVVTKLINSIMLDGKRGVAQKICYDAFEIIAEKSGKDAMEVFETAMNNIMPLLEVKARRIGGATYQVPIEVRPERRQTLGIRWMLIAARKRGERSMRERLAGELLDASNNTGAAVKKREDTHKMAEANKAFAHYRY, encoded by the coding sequence GTGCCAAGAAAAGGACATATAGCAAAGAGAGATGTATTACCAGATCCATTATATAACAGTAAGGTTGTTACAAAATTAATAAACAGCATAATGTTAGATGGTAAAAGAGGAGTAGCACAAAAAATATGCTACGATGCTTTTGAAATAATAGCAGAAAAATCAGGTAAAGATGCAATGGAAGTTTTTGAAACTGCCATGAACAACATAATGCCTTTACTTGAAGTAAAAGCAAGAAGAATAGGTGGAGCTACATATCAAGTTCCAATCGAAGTTAGACCAGAAAGAAGACAGACTTTAGGAATTAGATGGATGCTAATTGCCGCTAGAAAAAGAGGCGAAAGAAGCATGAGAGAAAGACTAGCAGGAGAATTGTTAGACGCATCTAATAATACTGGAGCAGCTGTTAAGAAAAGAGAAGACACACACAAAATGGCAGAAGCAAACAAAGCTTTCGCACATTACAGATACTAA